In one Pseudomonas sp. MM211 genomic region, the following are encoded:
- a CDS encoding DUF481 domain-containing protein: MFTRTLLCLSLSAAAMPLMADTVWMKNGDRLTGTIKVLDGGKLLLETDYGGSIPLDWKKIATLDSEQELLVKENDITGERAKSLQASDSGKVTLANGDAPKTVELASIKQIMKPKPFVEDFMWKGNVDVAMDYKRAESDTDDYDVDVKTQARHGKWRHNATVDYNRELRNDVVSTDNWGTEYALDRFLDEQWFWQGRLEYKRDKIEDLERQRTIGTGPGYQFWDNELGALSVAGLFNRTDYEYSNGEKDNFYAISMRWDYNRYLIGKTFELFSTGEVGKPLASAADYSLDAEVGLRYKVTDWASLNMKASKDQVSGSEGDKDETRYTVGFGVGW, translated from the coding sequence ATGTTTACTCGAACCCTGTTGTGCCTGAGCCTCAGTGCGGCTGCGATGCCGCTTATGGCCGATACCGTCTGGATGAAGAACGGCGACCGACTGACCGGAACCATCAAGGTTCTCGATGGTGGCAAGCTGCTGCTGGAAACGGATTACGGTGGTTCCATTCCTCTGGACTGGAAAAAGATCGCGACCCTCGACAGCGAACAGGAGTTGCTGGTCAAGGAAAACGACATCACCGGCGAGCGCGCTAAGTCTCTGCAGGCTTCCGATTCTGGCAAGGTCACCTTGGCCAACGGCGATGCGCCGAAGACCGTAGAGCTGGCTAGCATCAAGCAGATCATGAAGCCCAAGCCCTTCGTCGAAGACTTCATGTGGAAAGGCAACGTCGACGTGGCCATGGACTACAAGCGTGCCGAGAGCGACACCGACGACTACGACGTCGATGTGAAGACCCAAGCGCGGCATGGCAAATGGCGTCACAACGCCACGGTGGATTACAACCGCGAACTGCGCAATGACGTGGTCAGCACCGACAACTGGGGCACCGAGTACGCTCTGGATCGCTTCCTCGACGAACAGTGGTTCTGGCAGGGACGGTTGGAATACAAGCGCGACAAGATCGAAGACCTGGAGCGTCAGCGCACCATCGGTACCGGTCCGGGTTACCAGTTCTGGGACAACGAGCTGGGCGCGCTCTCGGTTGCCGGTCTATTCAACCGCACCGACTACGAGTATTCCAATGGCGAGAAAGACAACTTCTACGCCATCAGCATGCGCTGGGATTACAACCGTTACCTGATCGGCAAAACGTTCGAGCTGTTCAGCACCGGTGAAGTGGGTAAGCCGTTGGCCAGTGCCGCCGACTACTCGCTGGATGCCGAAGTGGGCCTGCGTTACAAGGTCACCGACTGGGCATCCCTGAACATGAAGGCCTCGAAGGATCAGGTCAGCGGTTCGGAAGGCGACAAGGATGAGACCCGTTACACCGTCGGCTTTGGTGTGGGCTGGTAA
- a CDS encoding SDR family oxidoreductase, whose protein sequence is MQLADKVIIITGGGQGLGRAMAEYLAEKRVRLALVDLNQEKLDETAAACRALGVQARTYLCNVANEEHVIQTIAQIAEDFGSINGLVNNAGILRDGLTIKVKDGEMSKMSLAQWQSVIDVNLTGVFLCTREVAAKMIELQNEGAIINISSVSRAGNVGQANYSAAKAGVAADTVVWARELARYGIRVAGVAPGFIETDMVASMKPEALERMTAVIPLKRLGKPREIAHSVAYLLENDYFTGRILELDGGVRL, encoded by the coding sequence ATGCAACTCGCAGACAAGGTCATCATTATTACTGGCGGCGGCCAAGGGCTCGGCCGGGCAATGGCTGAATACCTCGCGGAGAAACGCGTGCGCCTGGCTCTGGTCGACCTCAATCAGGAAAAACTCGACGAAACCGCTGCCGCCTGCCGAGCGCTGGGTGTTCAGGCCCGCACTTACCTGTGCAACGTGGCCAACGAGGAGCACGTCATCCAAACCATCGCCCAGATCGCCGAAGACTTTGGCTCGATCAATGGCCTGGTGAACAACGCCGGCATTCTGCGCGACGGCCTGACCATCAAGGTCAAGGACGGCGAAATGAGCAAGATGAGCCTGGCGCAGTGGCAATCGGTGATCGACGTGAACCTGACCGGCGTGTTTCTGTGCACCCGGGAAGTGGCGGCGAAGATGATCGAGCTGCAGAACGAGGGCGCGATCATCAACATTTCTTCGGTTTCGCGGGCCGGTAATGTCGGCCAGGCCAACTACTCGGCCGCCAAGGCGGGTGTCGCCGCCGACACCGTGGTCTGGGCCCGCGAGCTGGCCCGTTATGGCATCCGCGTAGCGGGGGTCGCGCCGGGCTTCATCGAGACCGACATGGTCGCCAGCATGAAACCCGAAGCCCTGGAGCGCATGACCGCGGTAATTCCGCTCAAGCGCCTGGGCAAACCGCGGGAAATTGCCCACTCGGTGGCCTACCTGCTGGAAAACGACTACTTCACCGGGCGCATTCTCGAACTCGATGGCGGCGTGCGCCTGTAG